One segment of Manihot esculenta cultivar AM560-2 chromosome 4, M.esculenta_v8, whole genome shotgun sequence DNA contains the following:
- the LOC110613676 gene encoding flowering time control protein FY isoform X2: MRKLTQRRAVDYTSTVVRYMQIRMWQRDSRDRTALQPTPAAAIDMLPTTAYSDNPSTTFAAKFVHASLNKNRCSINRVLWTPNGRRLITGSQSGEFTLWNGQSFNFEMILQAHDQAIRSMVWSHNDNWMVSGDDGGAIKYWQSNMNNVKANKSAHKESVRDLSFCRTDLKFCSCSDDTTVKVWDFARCYEERSLTGHGWDVKSVDWHPTKSLLVSGGKDNLVKLWDAKTGRELCSFHGHKNTVLCVKWNQNGNWVLTAGKDQIIKLYDIRAMKELESFRGHRKDVTALAWHPFHEEYFVSGSFDGSIFHWLVGHETTQIEVTSAHDNSVWDLAWHPIGYLLCSGSNDHTTKFWCRNRPGDPARDKFNMGQNQSYGEPNPALAGHLPGNFPLPEPPITPGPFAPGLTRNEGTIPGVGAAMPLAIPSLDTSGQGEQKQSVPISMPLGAPPLPPGPHSSLLAANQQQGYQNNPQQMQQQQHQALPQQMPPLPMPPPNMQQLQPPSHLNLLPHPHIPRPPQVPPHGMPSPVPSSMPGSLPVPSSMTASHPLQMPGPMGMQGTMNQMVPPVPRGHFMGMNPMHSGSLSTSAAAPVGAFRNGLPNMQGPSNATGNQMYPQGGSFKRPQGGQMPMMPGFNPYQSGSQLGMPPPLQPGPPPHSHTPQ, translated from the exons ATGAGAAAGCTTACCCAAAGGAGAGCAGTCGATTACACAAGTACCGTTGTCCGCTATATGCAG ATTCGTATGTGGCAGCGAGATTCAAGAGACAGAACAGCATTGCAACCTACTCCAGCAGCAGCAATTGAT ATGTTACCAACAACTGCCTATTCTGACAATCCATCAACAACTTTTGCTGCAAAGTTTGTCCATGCATCTCTAAACAAGAATCGTTGTTCAATTAATCGGGTTTTG TGGACTCCTAATGGGAGACGTCTAATCACAGGCTCTCAAAGTGGGGAATTCACTCTTTGGAATGGACAGTCCTTTAACTTTGAAATGATTCTTCAG GCCCATGATCAAGCAATCAGGTCCATGGTATGGAGTCATAATGACAACTGGATGGTCTCTGGTGATGATGGCGGTGCAATTAA GTACTGGCAGAGCAACATGAATAATGTTAAGGCTAATAAATCTGCACATAAAGAATCAGTTCGCGACTTAAG CTTCTGTAGGACAGATTTAAAGTTCTGTTCTTGCTCTGATGATACTACTGTGAAAGTTTGGGACTTTGCTCGATGCTATGAAGAGCGTTCATTAACTG GCCATGGTTGGGATGTGAAGAGTGTTGACTGGCATCCTACAAAATCTTTATTGGTCTCAG GTGGGAAAGATAACCTTGTAAAACTTTGGGATGCTAAAACTGGGAGAGAGCTTTGCTCATT TCATGGCCACAAAAATACAGTGCTTTGTGTCAAATGGAATCAAAATGGTAATTGGGTTCTAACTGCTGGAAAGGATCAAATCATTAAG CTTTATGATATTAGAGCTATGAAGGAGCTTGAATCTTTCCGTGGACACCGCAAAGATGTGACTG CATTGGCTTGGCATCCATTTCATGAAGAGTATTTTGTTAGTGGGAGTTTTGATGGGTCCATTTTCCATTGGCTTGTTGG GCATGAAACAACCCAGATTGAAGTTACTAGTGCTCATGATAATAGTGTGTGGGATCTTGCATGGCATCCTATTGGATATCTTCTTTGCAG TGGTAGCAATGATCACACAACAAAGTTTTGGTGCAGAAATAGGCCAGGGGACCCTGCTCGTGATAAATTTAACATGGGTCAGAACCAAA GTTATGGTGAACCAAACCCTGCCCTTGCTGGTCACTTGCCTGGTAATTTTCCTCTACCTGAACCACCAATAACTCCAGGACCATTTGCTCCTGGATTGACTCGAAATGAAGGAACCATTCCGGGTGTTGGAGCTGCAATGCCATTAGCAATTCCATCTCTTGATACATCAGGTCAGGGGGAGCAGAAACAGTCTGTTCCAATTTCTATGCCTCTAGGAGCCCCTCCTCTCCCTCCTGGCCCACATTCATCTCTTCTTGCTGCCAATCAGCAGCAGGGATATCAAAATAATCCTCAGCAGATGCAGCAACAGCAACACCAAGCTCTCCCTCAGCAAATGCCTCCTTTGCCTATGCCTCCACCAAATATGCAGCAGCTACAACCACCTTCACATTTAAACCTGCTCCCTCATCCCCATATACCTCGCCCTCCCCAAGTTCCCCCTCATGGTATGCCATCACCTGTTCCATCTTCTATGCCAGGATCCTTGCCTGTGCCTTCATCAATGACTGCATCACACCCATTGCAAATGCCTGGTCCAATG ggAATGCAGGGCACAATGAATCAGATGGTCCCTCCAGTGCCACGAGGCCATTTCATGGGCATGAATCCCATGCACTCGGGATCCTTATCCACAAGTGCAGCCGCTCCAGTAGGGGCCTTTCGTAATGGCCTGCCAAATATGCAAGGCCCATCAAATGCAACCGGGAACCAAATGTATCCACAAGGTGGATCATTTAAGCGACCACAAGGTGGACAGATGCCAATGATGCCAGGGTTTAATCCCTATCAG TCTGGTAGTCAACTTGGTATGCCTCCACCACTACAACCAGGTCCTCCGCCACATTCCCACACACCTCAGTAG
- the LOC110613676 gene encoding flowering time control protein FY isoform X4 — protein sequence MKGRWTPNGRRLITGSQSGEFTLWNGQSFNFEMILQAHDQAIRSMVWSHNDNWMVSGDDGGAIKYWQSNMNNVKANKSAHKESVRDLSFCRTDLKFCSCSDDTTVKVWDFARCYEERSLTGHGWDVKSVDWHPTKSLLVSGGKDNLVKLWDAKTGRELCSFHGHKNTVLCVKWNQNGNWVLTAGKDQIIKLYDIRAMKELESFRGHRKDVTALAWHPFHEEYFVSGSFDGSIFHWLVGHETTQIEVTSAHDNSVWDLAWHPIGYLLCSGSNDHTTKFWCRNRPGDPARDKFNMGQNQSYGEPNPALAGHLPGNFPLPEPPITPGPFAPGLTRNEGTIPGVGAAMPLAIPSLDTSGQGEQKQSVPISMPLGAPPLPPGPHSSLLAANQQQGYQNNPQQMQQQQHQALPQQMPPLPMPPPNMQQLQPPSHLNLLPHPHIPRPPQVPPHGMPSPVPSSMPGSLPVPSSMTASHPLQMPGPMGMQGTMNQMVPPVPRGHFMGMNPMHSGSLSTSAAAPVGAFRNGLPNMQGPSNATGNQMYPQGGSFKRPQGGQMPMMPGFNPYQSGSQLGMPPPLQPGPPPHSHTPQ from the exons ATGAAGGGAAGG TGGACTCCTAATGGGAGACGTCTAATCACAGGCTCTCAAAGTGGGGAATTCACTCTTTGGAATGGACAGTCCTTTAACTTTGAAATGATTCTTCAG GCCCATGATCAAGCAATCAGGTCCATGGTATGGAGTCATAATGACAACTGGATGGTCTCTGGTGATGATGGCGGTGCAATTAA GTACTGGCAGAGCAACATGAATAATGTTAAGGCTAATAAATCTGCACATAAAGAATCAGTTCGCGACTTAAG CTTCTGTAGGACAGATTTAAAGTTCTGTTCTTGCTCTGATGATACTACTGTGAAAGTTTGGGACTTTGCTCGATGCTATGAAGAGCGTTCATTAACTG GCCATGGTTGGGATGTGAAGAGTGTTGACTGGCATCCTACAAAATCTTTATTGGTCTCAG GTGGGAAAGATAACCTTGTAAAACTTTGGGATGCTAAAACTGGGAGAGAGCTTTGCTCATT TCATGGCCACAAAAATACAGTGCTTTGTGTCAAATGGAATCAAAATGGTAATTGGGTTCTAACTGCTGGAAAGGATCAAATCATTAAG CTTTATGATATTAGAGCTATGAAGGAGCTTGAATCTTTCCGTGGACACCGCAAAGATGTGACTG CATTGGCTTGGCATCCATTTCATGAAGAGTATTTTGTTAGTGGGAGTTTTGATGGGTCCATTTTCCATTGGCTTGTTGG GCATGAAACAACCCAGATTGAAGTTACTAGTGCTCATGATAATAGTGTGTGGGATCTTGCATGGCATCCTATTGGATATCTTCTTTGCAG TGGTAGCAATGATCACACAACAAAGTTTTGGTGCAGAAATAGGCCAGGGGACCCTGCTCGTGATAAATTTAACATGGGTCAGAACCAAA GTTATGGTGAACCAAACCCTGCCCTTGCTGGTCACTTGCCTGGTAATTTTCCTCTACCTGAACCACCAATAACTCCAGGACCATTTGCTCCTGGATTGACTCGAAATGAAGGAACCATTCCGGGTGTTGGAGCTGCAATGCCATTAGCAATTCCATCTCTTGATACATCAGGTCAGGGGGAGCAGAAACAGTCTGTTCCAATTTCTATGCCTCTAGGAGCCCCTCCTCTCCCTCCTGGCCCACATTCATCTCTTCTTGCTGCCAATCAGCAGCAGGGATATCAAAATAATCCTCAGCAGATGCAGCAACAGCAACACCAAGCTCTCCCTCAGCAAATGCCTCCTTTGCCTATGCCTCCACCAAATATGCAGCAGCTACAACCACCTTCACATTTAAACCTGCTCCCTCATCCCCATATACCTCGCCCTCCCCAAGTTCCCCCTCATGGTATGCCATCACCTGTTCCATCTTCTATGCCAGGATCCTTGCCTGTGCCTTCATCAATGACTGCATCACACCCATTGCAAATGCCTGGTCCAATG ggAATGCAGGGCACAATGAATCAGATGGTCCCTCCAGTGCCACGAGGCCATTTCATGGGCATGAATCCCATGCACTCGGGATCCTTATCCACAAGTGCAGCCGCTCCAGTAGGGGCCTTTCGTAATGGCCTGCCAAATATGCAAGGCCCATCAAATGCAACCGGGAACCAAATGTATCCACAAGGTGGATCATTTAAGCGACCACAAGGTGGACAGATGCCAATGATGCCAGGGTTTAATCCCTATCAG TCTGGTAGTCAACTTGGTATGCCTCCACCACTACAACCAGGTCCTCCGCCACATTCCCACACACCTCAGTAG
- the LOC110614055 gene encoding alpha-galactosidase 1: MDRFSVAGVVVFCLLLILSSSLAASTTKTGLRRNLLANGLGMTPPMGWNSWNHFGCQIDEKMIKETADALVSTGLDKLGYTYVNIDDCWAEIARDDKGRLVPKNATFPSGIKALADYVHSKGLKLGIYSDAGYFTCSKKMPGSLGHEEQDAMTFALWGIDYLKYDNCNNDGTKPTVRYPVMTRALMKTGRPIFFSLCEWGDLHPALWGGKVGNSWRTTNDIADNWESMISRADMNEVYAELARPGGWNDPDMLEVGNGGMTKDEYIVHFSLWAISKAPLLIGCDVRNITKETMEIVANKEVIAVNQDPLGLQAKKVRMMGDYEIWAGPLKDYRVVVLLLNRGPWRGSITANWDDIGIPPQSSVQARDVWKHKTLKAQFVGNITATVDSHACKMYILKPIS; encoded by the exons ATGGATAGATTCTCTGTTGCGGGAGTGGTAGTGTTTTGCTTGTTACTAATATTATCGTCTTCATTAGCGGCATCcacaacaaaaactggactcaGACGGAACCTCCTGGCGAATGGTCTCGGAATGACTCCTCCAATGGG GTGGAATAGTTGGAATCACTTTGGTTGCCAAATTGATGAGAAAATGATCAAAGAGACCG CTGATGCCTTGGTTTCGACTGGTCTTGATAAACTTGGTTATACCTACGTTAACATTG ATGATTGCTGGGCAGAAATAGCTCGTGATGACAAG GGAAGGCTAGTGCCTAAGAATGCTACATTTCCATCTGGCATTAAAGCTCTGGCAGACTATGTCCACAGCAAGGGTCTTAAATTAGGAATTTACTCGGATGCAGG GTATTTCACATGTAGCAAAAAGATGCCGGGTTCACTTGGCCATGAGGAACAAGATGCTATGACTTTTGCTTTGTGG GGCATTGATTATTTGAAGTAtgataattgcaataatgatgGCACAAAGCCAACTGTTAG ATATCCTGTCATGACACGTGCTCTGATGAAGACAGGCCGCCCTATATTCTTCTCACTTTGTGAATG GGGAGACTTGCATCCTGCTCTTTGGGGTGGTAAGGTGGGAAATAGCTGGAGAACAACCAATGACATTGCTGATAATTGGGAAAG TATGATCTCCAGGGCAGACATGAATGAAGTTTATGCTGAACTTGCAAGGCCGGGTGGTTGGAATG ATCCTGACATGCTTGAGGTAGGGAATGGAGGGATGACAAAAGATGAATACATAGTCCACTTCAGTTTATGGGCCATATCCAAG GCTCCACTTCTTATTGGTTGTGATGTGAGGAATATAACAAAAGAGACGATGGAAATTGTTGCTAATAAGGAGGTTATTGCTGTTAACCAAG ACCCACTAGGCCTTCAAGCAAAGAAGGTTAGGATGATGGGTGACTATGAG ATTTGGGCTGGGCCCCTCAAAGACTACAGAGTAGTTGTTTTACTACTCAACCGAGGCCCTTGGCGCGGTTCGATTACTGCTAACTGGGATGACATTGGAATCCCTCCACAAAGTTCTGTTCAAGCAAGAGATGTTTGGAAG CACAAGACATTGAAGGCACAATTTGTAGGGAACATAACGGCGACTGTGGATTCTCATGCATGCAAGATGTATATTTTGAAACCTATTTCATAG
- the LOC110612889 gene encoding protein SENSITIVITY TO RED LIGHT REDUCED 1: MAASAKIVTLDNHTCNGEWTIVLPRRGKQRRNFPKTRTSEAQQQPWVPTDLESDPNRQTKLIEKMQICMKKVENSQFYTNLLEQVRTPEIMDCFHRVLGSESKMQMVIYGIGSIESYETPRIQLSIAILMRKEFSWIGDIEVFDPVLSATESRVLEALGCYVLSVNEHGRRRVTKPTLFYMPHCEAELYDNLLQANWGVEPLNQIVLFGNSFDVYQYLSEFRNSTLVDSSRHIVAVREFTHEYVIKICSNDYFAAFHDSSWHFFSPVLETELQLFKKM; the protein is encoded by the coding sequence ATGGCTGCCTCTGCTAAAATTGTCACCCTTGACAACCATACATGTAATGGAGAGTGGACCATTGTTTTACCTCGTCGAGGCAAGCAAAGGAGAAACTTTCCTAAAACTAGAACCTCAGAAGCACAGCAACAGCCATGGGTTCCAACCGATCTTGAGTCTGATCCAAACAGACAAACAAAGTTGATAGAAAAGATGCAGATCTGCATGAAGAAAGTAGAGAACTCTCAGTTCTATACTAACCTTTTGGAACAAGTCCGAACTCCTGAAATCATGGATTGTTTTCATAGGGTTCTTGGCTCAGAGTCGAAAATGCAGATGGTGATATATGGTATAGGAAGCATTGAATCATATGAAACTCCTCGAATTCAGCTGAGTATTGCAATCTTGATGAGGAAAGAGTTCAGTTGGATTGGGGACATAGAGGTTTTTGATCCAGTTCTTTCTGCAACAGAATCTCGAGTTTTGGAAGCTCTTGGTTGTTATGTTCTATCAGTGAATGAGCATGGTCGCAGACGAGTTACCAAGCCAACACTATTTTACATGCCACATTGCGAAGCAGAATTATATGACAATCTATTACAGGCGAACTGGGGGGTGGAGCCGTTGAATCAGATTGTACTGTTTGGGAATAGCTTTGATGTGTATCAGTACTTGTCTGAGTTTAGGAACTCAACTCTTGTTGATTCATCTAGGCATATTGTGGCAGTTCGAGAATTCACACATGAGTATGTAATCAAGATATGTTCAAATGACTATTTTGCTGCTTTTCATGATTCGAGTTGGCATTTTTTCAGCCCTGTTCTTGAGACAGAGCTACAGTTATTTAAGAAAATGTAA
- the LOC110613676 gene encoding flowering time control protein FY isoform X1 — MMYGDPQNQHQQPGGEFLRGPPPQPPMMRQLSSSSATLNPAEYYHNSSASEPPLPPYDAHGDIFGAKRMRKLTQRRAVDYTSTVVRYMQIRMWQRDSRDRTALQPTPAAAIDMLPTTAYSDNPSTTFAAKFVHASLNKNRCSINRVLWTPNGRRLITGSQSGEFTLWNGQSFNFEMILQAHDQAIRSMVWSHNDNWMVSGDDGGAIKYWQSNMNNVKANKSAHKESVRDLSFCRTDLKFCSCSDDTTVKVWDFARCYEERSLTGHGWDVKSVDWHPTKSLLVSGGKDNLVKLWDAKTGRELCSFHGHKNTVLCVKWNQNGNWVLTAGKDQIIKLYDIRAMKELESFRGHRKDVTALAWHPFHEEYFVSGSFDGSIFHWLVGHETTQIEVTSAHDNSVWDLAWHPIGYLLCSGSNDHTTKFWCRNRPGDPARDKFNMGQNQSYGEPNPALAGHLPGNFPLPEPPITPGPFAPGLTRNEGTIPGVGAAMPLAIPSLDTSGQGEQKQSVPISMPLGAPPLPPGPHSSLLAANQQQGYQNNPQQMQQQQHQALPQQMPPLPMPPPNMQQLQPPSHLNLLPHPHIPRPPQVPPHGMPSPVPSSMPGSLPVPSSMTASHPLQMPGPMGMQGTMNQMVPPVPRGHFMGMNPMHSGSLSTSAAAPVGAFRNGLPNMQGPSNATGNQMYPQGGSFKRPQGGQMPMMPGFNPYQSGSQLGMPPPLQPGPPPHSHTPQ, encoded by the exons ATGATGTACGGTGATCCTCAAAACCAGCACCAGCAGCCGGGAGGAGAATTCCTCAGGGGTCCACCACCTCAGCCGCCGATGATGCGACAGCTCTCATCCTCTTCAGCTACTCTCAATCCCGCGGAATATTACCACAACTCCTCAGCCTCAGAGCCTCCTCTCCCCCCTTACGACG CTCATGGTGACATTTTTGGTGCAAAAAGGATGAGAAAGCTTACCCAAAGGAGAGCAGTCGATTACACAAGTACCGTTGTCCGCTATATGCAG ATTCGTATGTGGCAGCGAGATTCAAGAGACAGAACAGCATTGCAACCTACTCCAGCAGCAGCAATTGAT ATGTTACCAACAACTGCCTATTCTGACAATCCATCAACAACTTTTGCTGCAAAGTTTGTCCATGCATCTCTAAACAAGAATCGTTGTTCAATTAATCGGGTTTTG TGGACTCCTAATGGGAGACGTCTAATCACAGGCTCTCAAAGTGGGGAATTCACTCTTTGGAATGGACAGTCCTTTAACTTTGAAATGATTCTTCAG GCCCATGATCAAGCAATCAGGTCCATGGTATGGAGTCATAATGACAACTGGATGGTCTCTGGTGATGATGGCGGTGCAATTAA GTACTGGCAGAGCAACATGAATAATGTTAAGGCTAATAAATCTGCACATAAAGAATCAGTTCGCGACTTAAG CTTCTGTAGGACAGATTTAAAGTTCTGTTCTTGCTCTGATGATACTACTGTGAAAGTTTGGGACTTTGCTCGATGCTATGAAGAGCGTTCATTAACTG GCCATGGTTGGGATGTGAAGAGTGTTGACTGGCATCCTACAAAATCTTTATTGGTCTCAG GTGGGAAAGATAACCTTGTAAAACTTTGGGATGCTAAAACTGGGAGAGAGCTTTGCTCATT TCATGGCCACAAAAATACAGTGCTTTGTGTCAAATGGAATCAAAATGGTAATTGGGTTCTAACTGCTGGAAAGGATCAAATCATTAAG CTTTATGATATTAGAGCTATGAAGGAGCTTGAATCTTTCCGTGGACACCGCAAAGATGTGACTG CATTGGCTTGGCATCCATTTCATGAAGAGTATTTTGTTAGTGGGAGTTTTGATGGGTCCATTTTCCATTGGCTTGTTGG GCATGAAACAACCCAGATTGAAGTTACTAGTGCTCATGATAATAGTGTGTGGGATCTTGCATGGCATCCTATTGGATATCTTCTTTGCAG TGGTAGCAATGATCACACAACAAAGTTTTGGTGCAGAAATAGGCCAGGGGACCCTGCTCGTGATAAATTTAACATGGGTCAGAACCAAA GTTATGGTGAACCAAACCCTGCCCTTGCTGGTCACTTGCCTGGTAATTTTCCTCTACCTGAACCACCAATAACTCCAGGACCATTTGCTCCTGGATTGACTCGAAATGAAGGAACCATTCCGGGTGTTGGAGCTGCAATGCCATTAGCAATTCCATCTCTTGATACATCAGGTCAGGGGGAGCAGAAACAGTCTGTTCCAATTTCTATGCCTCTAGGAGCCCCTCCTCTCCCTCCTGGCCCACATTCATCTCTTCTTGCTGCCAATCAGCAGCAGGGATATCAAAATAATCCTCAGCAGATGCAGCAACAGCAACACCAAGCTCTCCCTCAGCAAATGCCTCCTTTGCCTATGCCTCCACCAAATATGCAGCAGCTACAACCACCTTCACATTTAAACCTGCTCCCTCATCCCCATATACCTCGCCCTCCCCAAGTTCCCCCTCATGGTATGCCATCACCTGTTCCATCTTCTATGCCAGGATCCTTGCCTGTGCCTTCATCAATGACTGCATCACACCCATTGCAAATGCCTGGTCCAATG ggAATGCAGGGCACAATGAATCAGATGGTCCCTCCAGTGCCACGAGGCCATTTCATGGGCATGAATCCCATGCACTCGGGATCCTTATCCACAAGTGCAGCCGCTCCAGTAGGGGCCTTTCGTAATGGCCTGCCAAATATGCAAGGCCCATCAAATGCAACCGGGAACCAAATGTATCCACAAGGTGGATCATTTAAGCGACCACAAGGTGGACAGATGCCAATGATGCCAGGGTTTAATCCCTATCAG TCTGGTAGTCAACTTGGTATGCCTCCACCACTACAACCAGGTCCTCCGCCACATTCCCACACACCTCAGTAG
- the LOC110613676 gene encoding flowering time control protein FY isoform X3 codes for MLPTTAYSDNPSTTFAAKFVHASLNKNRCSINRVLWTPNGRRLITGSQSGEFTLWNGQSFNFEMILQAHDQAIRSMVWSHNDNWMVSGDDGGAIKYWQSNMNNVKANKSAHKESVRDLSFCRTDLKFCSCSDDTTVKVWDFARCYEERSLTGHGWDVKSVDWHPTKSLLVSGGKDNLVKLWDAKTGRELCSFHGHKNTVLCVKWNQNGNWVLTAGKDQIIKLYDIRAMKELESFRGHRKDVTALAWHPFHEEYFVSGSFDGSIFHWLVGHETTQIEVTSAHDNSVWDLAWHPIGYLLCSGSNDHTTKFWCRNRPGDPARDKFNMGQNQSYGEPNPALAGHLPGNFPLPEPPITPGPFAPGLTRNEGTIPGVGAAMPLAIPSLDTSGQGEQKQSVPISMPLGAPPLPPGPHSSLLAANQQQGYQNNPQQMQQQQHQALPQQMPPLPMPPPNMQQLQPPSHLNLLPHPHIPRPPQVPPHGMPSPVPSSMPGSLPVPSSMTASHPLQMPGPMGMQGTMNQMVPPVPRGHFMGMNPMHSGSLSTSAAAPVGAFRNGLPNMQGPSNATGNQMYPQGGSFKRPQGGQMPMMPGFNPYQSGSQLGMPPPLQPGPPPHSHTPQ; via the exons ATGTTACCAACAACTGCCTATTCTGACAATCCATCAACAACTTTTGCTGCAAAGTTTGTCCATGCATCTCTAAACAAGAATCGTTGTTCAATTAATCGGGTTTTG TGGACTCCTAATGGGAGACGTCTAATCACAGGCTCTCAAAGTGGGGAATTCACTCTTTGGAATGGACAGTCCTTTAACTTTGAAATGATTCTTCAG GCCCATGATCAAGCAATCAGGTCCATGGTATGGAGTCATAATGACAACTGGATGGTCTCTGGTGATGATGGCGGTGCAATTAA GTACTGGCAGAGCAACATGAATAATGTTAAGGCTAATAAATCTGCACATAAAGAATCAGTTCGCGACTTAAG CTTCTGTAGGACAGATTTAAAGTTCTGTTCTTGCTCTGATGATACTACTGTGAAAGTTTGGGACTTTGCTCGATGCTATGAAGAGCGTTCATTAACTG GCCATGGTTGGGATGTGAAGAGTGTTGACTGGCATCCTACAAAATCTTTATTGGTCTCAG GTGGGAAAGATAACCTTGTAAAACTTTGGGATGCTAAAACTGGGAGAGAGCTTTGCTCATT TCATGGCCACAAAAATACAGTGCTTTGTGTCAAATGGAATCAAAATGGTAATTGGGTTCTAACTGCTGGAAAGGATCAAATCATTAAG CTTTATGATATTAGAGCTATGAAGGAGCTTGAATCTTTCCGTGGACACCGCAAAGATGTGACTG CATTGGCTTGGCATCCATTTCATGAAGAGTATTTTGTTAGTGGGAGTTTTGATGGGTCCATTTTCCATTGGCTTGTTGG GCATGAAACAACCCAGATTGAAGTTACTAGTGCTCATGATAATAGTGTGTGGGATCTTGCATGGCATCCTATTGGATATCTTCTTTGCAG TGGTAGCAATGATCACACAACAAAGTTTTGGTGCAGAAATAGGCCAGGGGACCCTGCTCGTGATAAATTTAACATGGGTCAGAACCAAA GTTATGGTGAACCAAACCCTGCCCTTGCTGGTCACTTGCCTGGTAATTTTCCTCTACCTGAACCACCAATAACTCCAGGACCATTTGCTCCTGGATTGACTCGAAATGAAGGAACCATTCCGGGTGTTGGAGCTGCAATGCCATTAGCAATTCCATCTCTTGATACATCAGGTCAGGGGGAGCAGAAACAGTCTGTTCCAATTTCTATGCCTCTAGGAGCCCCTCCTCTCCCTCCTGGCCCACATTCATCTCTTCTTGCTGCCAATCAGCAGCAGGGATATCAAAATAATCCTCAGCAGATGCAGCAACAGCAACACCAAGCTCTCCCTCAGCAAATGCCTCCTTTGCCTATGCCTCCACCAAATATGCAGCAGCTACAACCACCTTCACATTTAAACCTGCTCCCTCATCCCCATATACCTCGCCCTCCCCAAGTTCCCCCTCATGGTATGCCATCACCTGTTCCATCTTCTATGCCAGGATCCTTGCCTGTGCCTTCATCAATGACTGCATCACACCCATTGCAAATGCCTGGTCCAATG ggAATGCAGGGCACAATGAATCAGATGGTCCCTCCAGTGCCACGAGGCCATTTCATGGGCATGAATCCCATGCACTCGGGATCCTTATCCACAAGTGCAGCCGCTCCAGTAGGGGCCTTTCGTAATGGCCTGCCAAATATGCAAGGCCCATCAAATGCAACCGGGAACCAAATGTATCCACAAGGTGGATCATTTAAGCGACCACAAGGTGGACAGATGCCAATGATGCCAGGGTTTAATCCCTATCAG TCTGGTAGTCAACTTGGTATGCCTCCACCACTACAACCAGGTCCTCCGCCACATTCCCACACACCTCAGTAG